In one Umezawaea sp. Da 62-37 genomic region, the following are encoded:
- a CDS encoding helix-turn-helix domain-containing protein: MTEATRPRRVRADAERSTARILEAAVAVLAVDPNATLERIADAAGLARATVHRRFSSRKALLEAMTDQLNERYLLGMKQARIETAPPVIALHRLAERVFELKISHRFAIELAADPNTLKPLLSHEVRDGLDLLFTRLHAAGAITATSPTWCRQVFLALLHEVDALPAGSPELGTATDPTEEVGTRSDLLVRTVLGALGGTP; encoded by the coding sequence ATGACCGAAGCAACTCGTCCACGCCGCGTGCGGGCGGACGCGGAGCGCAGCACGGCCCGGATCCTGGAGGCCGCCGTCGCCGTGCTCGCGGTCGACCCGAACGCGACGCTGGAACGGATCGCCGACGCGGCCGGACTCGCCCGCGCCACCGTCCACCGCCGCTTCTCGTCCCGCAAAGCCCTGCTGGAAGCCATGACCGACCAGCTCAACGAGCGCTACCTGCTCGGCATGAAGCAGGCGCGGATCGAGACGGCGCCACCCGTGATCGCCCTGCACCGCCTGGCGGAACGGGTGTTCGAACTCAAGATCAGCCACCGCTTCGCCATCGAGCTGGCCGCCGACCCCAACACCCTGAAACCACTGCTGAGCCACGAAGTCCGGGACGGCCTCGACCTGCTGTTCACCCGACTGCACGCCGCGGGCGCCATCACCGCCACCAGCCCGACCTGGTGCCGCCAGGTCTTCCTGGCCCTCCTGCACGAGGTCGACGCACTACCCGCAGGCTCCCCGGAACTGGGCACGGCGACCGATCCGACCGAAGAGGTCGGCACCAGATCCGACCTGCTCGTCAGGACCGTGCTCGGCGCCCTCGGCGGAACGCCCTGA
- a CDS encoding SDR family NAD(P)-dependent oxidoreductase, whose product MDLELAGKRVLVTGASKGIGLAIVRAYLAEGATVVAVSRRSTSALDGTGATFVSADLSRPDGPRQVVEAVLAADPRLDVLVNNAGGGLMSDGAFEDPLDGKDVDWATSFALNLGAAVETTRAALPALIEARGAIVNISSDSARRPLGVPLHYAAAKAALNAFSRGLAEKVAGVGVRVNVVSPSGTRTDLMENKGGYVAQVAAHMGIDHADLLAAMPGQNGMLTGTLIDPDEIARAVLLLSSPTMPSAIGSNWVVDAGALKVA is encoded by the coding sequence ATGGACCTGGAGCTTGCGGGCAAGCGCGTTCTCGTGACCGGTGCGAGCAAGGGCATCGGCCTCGCGATCGTCCGGGCCTACCTCGCCGAGGGCGCGACGGTCGTCGCCGTCTCGCGGCGGAGCACGTCGGCACTCGACGGGACCGGCGCGACCTTCGTGTCCGCCGACCTGTCGCGGCCGGACGGCCCGCGGCAGGTGGTCGAGGCCGTCCTCGCCGCGGATCCGCGGCTGGACGTGCTGGTCAACAACGCGGGCGGCGGCCTGATGTCCGACGGCGCGTTCGAGGACCCGCTGGACGGCAAGGACGTCGACTGGGCCACGTCGTTCGCCCTGAACCTCGGTGCGGCCGTGGAGACCACCCGCGCCGCGCTGCCCGCGCTGATCGAGGCCCGCGGCGCCATCGTCAACATCAGCTCCGACAGCGCCCGTCGCCCCCTGGGCGTGCCGCTGCACTACGCGGCGGCGAAGGCCGCCCTGAACGCGTTCTCGCGCGGGTTGGCGGAAAAGGTCGCGGGGGTCGGGGTCAGGGTCAACGTCGTCTCGCCGTCGGGTACGCGGACGGACCTGATGGAGAACAAGGGCGGGTACGTCGCGCAGGTGGCGGCGCACATGGGGATCGACCACGCGGACCTGCTGGCGGCCATGCCGGGGCAGAACGGCATGTTGACCGGGACCCTCATCGACCCGGACGAGATCGCCCGCGCGGTGCTCCTGCTGTCGTCGCCGACGATGCCGAGCGCGATCGGGTCGAACTGGGTCGTGGACGCCGGGGCCCTGAAGGTCGCCTGA
- a CDS encoding alpha/beta hydrolase, giving the protein MRFTTTDTSPDGVVERDFTVGDVPGVLWSPPTPSDRAPLVLMAHGGGQHKRAPGILGRARRFAADCGFHVAALDAPGHGDRPRTAADEQHVAALRRAQAAGEPIGPVVVGLHLDLAARAVPEWRATLDALRDVTGGPVGFWGIMQGTGIGVPLVAAEPRIAAAVFGCLGHETLTDAAARITVPVEFLLQWDDELVARQSGLALFDAFASKEKTLHANAGGHADVPRFEVDSAVRFFTRHLGGALPPPA; this is encoded by the coding sequence ATGCGCTTCACCACCACCGACACCTCCCCGGACGGCGTCGTCGAACGCGACTTCACCGTCGGGGACGTCCCCGGCGTCCTCTGGTCGCCCCCGACCCCGTCCGACCGCGCTCCCCTCGTGCTGATGGCGCACGGCGGCGGCCAGCACAAGCGGGCACCGGGAATCCTGGGCCGTGCCCGGCGTTTCGCGGCCGACTGCGGTTTCCACGTCGCCGCGCTCGACGCGCCCGGCCACGGCGACCGACCGCGGACGGCGGCGGACGAGCAGCACGTGGCCGCGCTGCGGCGGGCCCAGGCGGCGGGTGAGCCGATCGGCCCGGTCGTCGTGGGGCTCCACCTCGACCTGGCGGCGCGGGCCGTGCCGGAGTGGCGGGCGACCCTGGACGCGCTCCGCGACGTCACCGGGGGGCCGGTCGGCTTCTGGGGGATCATGCAGGGCACCGGGATCGGCGTGCCGCTGGTGGCGGCCGAGCCCCGGATCGCCGCGGCGGTCTTCGGCTGCCTCGGGCACGAGACCCTGACCGACGCGGCCGCGCGGATCACCGTCCCGGTCGAGTTCCTGCTCCAGTGGGACGACGAACTCGTCGCACGCCAGTCCGGCCTCGCGCTGTTCGACGCCTTCGCCTCGAAGGAGAAGACGTTGCACGCCAACGCGGGCGGGCACGCCGACGTGCCCCGGTTCGAGGTGGACAGCGCGGTCCGCTTCTTCACCCGCCACCTCGGCGGCGCGCTCCCGCCACCGGCCTGA
- a CDS encoding ADP-ribosylglycohydrolase family protein, with translation MDRIAGSFYGLAFGDALGKPTEFLTVEDIDRVFGPDGPNDLSGDPALVTDDTQMALAVAWALHDADHLTPDVLEPLLRRRFVAWAHSPENNRAPGMTCLRACGGLAEGLPWVEATVTGSKGCGANMRVTPVGLVPDLDLDVLAGVSQLQAAMTHGHPTALAASELTAYATRLLVDGINLADVPALLLARCHERRTVYLEDWLGALWKTPGATTSTDFIARGWDECVGVLERLVAALAEPDHGTDACLATGAGWIAEEALATGLYCAVRHADNPVDTLVRGARTSGDSDSVAALAGAFTGASHGLSAWPSEWVERIEYADQLAALTSGAPRPGTVTAEP, from the coding sequence ATGGACCGGATCGCGGGATCGTTCTACGGACTGGCTTTCGGGGACGCCCTCGGCAAGCCCACGGAGTTCCTCACCGTCGAGGACATCGATCGGGTGTTCGGCCCCGACGGGCCCAACGACCTGTCCGGCGACCCGGCGCTCGTCACCGACGACACGCAGATGGCGCTCGCGGTGGCCTGGGCGCTGCACGACGCGGACCACCTCACCCCCGACGTCCTCGAACCCCTGCTGCGGCGGCGCTTCGTGGCCTGGGCGCACAGCCCGGAGAACAACCGCGCGCCGGGCATGACGTGCCTGCGCGCGTGCGGCGGACTCGCCGAGGGACTGCCCTGGGTGGAGGCGACCGTCACCGGCTCCAAGGGCTGCGGCGCCAACATGCGGGTCACCCCGGTCGGCCTGGTCCCGGACCTCGACCTCGACGTGCTCGCGGGCGTGTCACAACTCCAGGCCGCGATGACCCACGGCCACCCCACCGCGCTGGCCGCCTCGGAGCTGACCGCCTACGCCACCCGCCTGCTCGTCGACGGCATCAACCTCGCCGACGTGCCCGCCCTCCTGCTCGCGCGGTGCCACGAGCGGCGCACGGTCTACCTGGAGGACTGGCTGGGCGCGCTGTGGAAGACGCCGGGCGCCACGACGTCCACCGACTTCATCGCCCGCGGCTGGGACGAGTGCGTCGGTGTCCTGGAACGACTTGTGGCCGCACTCGCCGAACCCGACCACGGCACCGACGCCTGCCTGGCCACCGGCGCGGGCTGGATCGCCGAGGAAGCGCTGGCGACCGGCCTGTACTGCGCCGTCCGCCACGCCGACAACCCCGTCGACACCCTCGTGCGGGGCGCCCGCACCAGCGGCGACTCCGACTCCGTCGCCGCGCTGGCGGGCGCGTTCACCGGCGCCTCCCACGGCCTGTCCGCGTGGCCGTCGGAATGGGTCGAGCGCATCGAGTACGCGGACCAGCTGGCAGCGCTCACCTCCGGTGCGCCCCGACCGGGTACCGTCACCGCCGAACCGTGA
- a CDS encoding PepSY domain-containing protein: protein MSAPVLEADRTDQETGRERLSVVPLLRRLHFYAGVLVGPFLVVAAISGMLFSLSPQIDDVLYGDVLSVSSTEGVPRPLTEQVAAAQADLPDGTVTSVLVPDDPDATTRVVFAVPGLAEEYTKTVYVDPYTAQVRGQLTTWFGSTPATTWLDNLHSNLNLGVPGTLYSELAASWLWVMSLAGLALWLGRRRSARRRVRALVLPEKGAKGVRKTRSWHASIGVWVLLGALFLSATGLTWSTYAGENFTAALTALDAKAPVLDTALPGGGAAASGSGEHAEHGGTTGTTTARVDAPAFDRVLGTARGAGLDGPLVITAPAAPGTAWSAAQADNTWPTRLDQVAVDASTSTVTARSDWSDRPFMAKLSSLGVQAHMGVLFGVVNQAVLFLLAAAILTMIVLGYRMWWQRRPTRADRRAPLGTAPKRGAWQRLPLWFVIPAPLVLIAIGLAIPLLGISLLAFLVLDGVIGLVRSRTKPSEGVGVG, encoded by the coding sequence ATGTCCGCTCCCGTTCTCGAGGCCGACAGAACCGACCAGGAGACTGGCCGGGAACGCCTGTCGGTGGTGCCGCTGCTGCGCAGGCTGCACTTCTACGCCGGCGTGCTCGTCGGCCCGTTCCTGGTGGTCGCGGCCATCTCCGGAATGCTGTTCTCGTTGTCGCCGCAGATCGACGACGTGCTCTACGGCGACGTCCTGTCGGTGTCCTCGACCGAAGGGGTTCCGCGCCCGCTGACCGAACAGGTCGCGGCGGCACAGGCCGACCTGCCGGACGGGACCGTCACCAGCGTGCTGGTCCCCGACGACCCCGACGCCACCACCCGCGTGGTGTTCGCGGTGCCGGGACTGGCCGAGGAGTACACCAAGACCGTCTACGTCGACCCCTACACCGCCCAGGTGCGGGGGCAGCTGACCACCTGGTTCGGGTCGACGCCCGCGACCACCTGGCTGGACAACCTGCACAGCAACCTGAACCTCGGCGTGCCCGGCACCCTGTACTCGGAGCTGGCCGCCAGTTGGCTGTGGGTGATGTCCTTGGCGGGCTTGGCGCTGTGGCTCGGCCGCCGTCGGTCCGCGCGGCGCCGGGTCCGCGCGCTGGTGCTGCCGGAGAAGGGCGCCAAGGGCGTCCGCAAGACCCGGTCGTGGCACGCGAGCATCGGCGTGTGGGTCCTGCTCGGCGCCCTGTTCCTGTCGGCCACCGGGTTGACCTGGTCGACGTACGCGGGGGAGAACTTCACCGCGGCGCTGACGGCGCTCGACGCCAAGGCGCCGGTGCTCGACACCGCGTTGCCGGGCGGCGGGGCGGCCGCCAGCGGCTCGGGTGAGCACGCGGAGCACGGTGGCACGACGGGCACGACGACCGCACGGGTGGACGCGCCCGCCTTCGACCGGGTGCTCGGCACGGCACGGGGCGCGGGGCTCGACGGACCGCTGGTGATCACCGCGCCCGCCGCGCCGGGGACCGCGTGGTCGGCGGCGCAGGCGGACAACACCTGGCCGACCCGCCTCGACCAGGTCGCGGTCGACGCCTCGACCTCGACGGTGACCGCCCGCTCCGACTGGTCTGACCGCCCGTTCATGGCGAAGCTGTCGTCGCTGGGCGTCCAGGCGCACATGGGCGTGCTGTTCGGCGTGGTCAACCAGGCCGTGCTCTTCCTGCTGGCGGCGGCGATCCTGACGATGATCGTGCTCGGCTACCGGATGTGGTGGCAGCGCCGCCCGACCCGCGCCGACCGCCGGGCGCCGCTCGGCACGGCGCCGAAGCGGGGGGCGTGGCAGCGGCTGCCGCTGTGGTTCGTGATCCCCGCGCCGCTGGTGCTGATCGCGATCGGCCTGGCGATCCCGTTGCTGGGGATCAGCCTGCTGGCCTTCCTGGTCCTCGACGGCGTGATCGGCCTGGTCCGCTCGCGCACCAAGCCGTCGGAGGGGGTCGGCGTCGGCTGA
- a CDS encoding serine hydrolase domain-containing protein translates to MSDLHDVHGWLDERFPSLLREHDVPGAAWAVLQGGQVVDGAAGLLSKATGVEATADSVFQIGSVTKLWTGTLVMQLVDEGLVDLDGPVRAHLPEFRVADEAAAARITVRQLLNHTAGFEGDIFTDTGIGDDCLEKYVATLGGVSQLFPPGERFSYNNAGFCVLGRLVEVLRGKPYDVCLREHLITRLGLTHAATGPYEAIVFRAAMGHIQAESGGEYVPAPIWAMSRSNAPAGAMLAMRPRDLVAFARMHIEDGRAADGTQVLAPGTAARMHEREVDLPDLGLMGTSWGLGFERFDTPDGTIIGHDGNTIGQAAFLRIVPEAGVVVALLTNGGDAAALFHDVAGHVLAELTDVALPSPPVPPAEPERIDAERFLGTYSAEVFDLTVSQDADHRIWIDQIPKGAYVEMGGKVERSELVHYREDMLIPIEADRGMHMPHAFLGDDGTGHALYLHLGRAVRRAGA, encoded by the coding sequence ATGAGCGACCTGCACGATGTTCACGGCTGGCTCGACGAGCGGTTTCCGTCGCTGTTGCGCGAGCACGACGTTCCGGGTGCGGCGTGGGCCGTGCTGCAGGGCGGCCAGGTGGTCGATGGCGCCGCCGGCCTGCTGAGCAAGGCGACCGGGGTGGAGGCCACGGCCGACTCGGTGTTCCAGATCGGGTCCGTCACCAAGCTCTGGACCGGCACGCTGGTGATGCAGCTGGTCGACGAGGGCCTGGTGGACCTGGACGGGCCGGTCCGCGCGCACCTGCCGGAGTTCCGCGTGGCGGACGAGGCGGCGGCCGCGCGGATCACCGTGCGGCAGCTGCTGAACCACACCGCCGGGTTCGAGGGCGACATCTTCACCGACACCGGGATCGGCGACGACTGCCTGGAGAAGTACGTCGCCACGCTGGGCGGGGTGTCCCAGCTGTTCCCGCCCGGCGAGCGGTTCTCCTACAACAACGCCGGTTTCTGCGTCCTCGGCAGGCTCGTCGAGGTGCTGCGCGGGAAGCCGTACGACGTGTGCCTGCGCGAGCACCTCATCACGCGGCTCGGGCTCACCCACGCGGCGACCGGCCCGTACGAGGCGATCGTGTTCCGCGCCGCGATGGGCCACATCCAGGCGGAGTCCGGCGGGGAGTACGTGCCCGCCCCGATCTGGGCCATGTCGCGGTCGAACGCCCCGGCCGGGGCGATGCTGGCGATGCGACCGCGCGACCTGGTCGCCTTCGCCCGGATGCACATCGAGGACGGTCGGGCCGCCGACGGCACCCAGGTGCTCGCGCCGGGCACCGCCGCCCGGATGCACGAGCGCGAGGTGGACCTGCCCGACCTCGGCCTCATGGGCACGTCGTGGGGGCTCGGGTTCGAGCGGTTCGACACGCCGGACGGGACGATCATCGGCCACGACGGCAACACGATCGGACAGGCCGCCTTCCTGCGGATCGTGCCCGAGGCGGGCGTGGTCGTCGCGCTGCTGACCAACGGCGGCGACGCCGCGGCGCTCTTCCACGACGTCGCGGGCCACGTCCTCGCCGAACTGACCGACGTCGCGCTGCCCTCCCCGCCCGTCCCGCCCGCCGAACCCGAGCGGATCGACGCCGAGCGGTTCCTGGGCACCTACTCCGCGGAGGTCTTCGACCTCACCGTCAGCCAGGACGCCGACCACCGGATCTGGATCGACCAGATCCCGAAGGGCGCCTACGTGGAGATGGGCGGCAAGGTCGAGCGGAGCGAACTCGTCCATTACCGCGAGGACATGCTGATCCCGATCGAGGCCGACCGCGGGATGCACATGCCGCACGCCTTCCTCGGCGACGACGGCACCGGCCACGCCCTGTACCTGCACCTCGGCCGCGCCGTGCGCCGCGCGGGCGCCTGA
- a CDS encoding ABC transporter substrate-binding protein, translated as MKRTTTAACGLSLSLVAAALAGCGGGSAGGGGEASYVDGGTFTLAMSSDPGNLDPQMGAGTTLFTVSQFAYDPLVSVDGKTGEIKSGLAKSWDVKDTTITLTLNADITCSDGARMTASDVARNLDFITDPASKSPFTGTFFPAGAKSVADDAAGTVTVTLAKPAPFVLNGLANLPMVCPSGLADRTSLKTATAGTGPYQLTEAAPGDHYTYTVRDGYKWGPDGATTATKGLPKTVVVKVVQNETTAANLLLSGGLNAAQVSGPDADRLAKSGLYSTETPALVGEQWYNHAEGRVTSDVKVRKALTQALDLAQLRKVLTSDQGGAATTLASNEPVACTGDSVSKALPAFDAKAAAALLDEAGWKAGADGKRAKDGKPLSLVFLYQNNNGSAGDAAAELAVQQWKAVGVDATARSQDETTLTSTIFGAGDWDVSWVSLNVSSPDQLVPFLSGPPAPAGTNFAAIANPDYDKAVTAAMAIPGVAGCADWLAAESGLIANADIVPFASKSARTFGKGAEFQTPGLLIPTSIRVLAK; from the coding sequence ATGAAGCGGACCACAACGGCCGCCTGCGGCCTGTCCCTCTCCCTGGTCGCCGCCGCGCTCGCGGGTTGCGGGGGTGGCTCGGCGGGCGGCGGCGGGGAGGCCTCGTACGTCGACGGGGGCACGTTCACCCTCGCGATGTCGTCGGATCCCGGCAACCTCGATCCGCAGATGGGGGCGGGCACCACGCTGTTCACCGTCTCCCAGTTCGCCTACGACCCGCTGGTCAGCGTCGACGGCAAGACGGGTGAGATCAAGTCGGGGCTCGCGAAGTCGTGGGACGTCAAGGACACCACGATCACGCTGACGCTGAACGCCGACATCACCTGTTCCGACGGCGCCAGGATGACCGCCTCCGACGTGGCCCGCAACCTCGACTTCATCACCGACCCGGCCAGCAAGAGCCCCTTCACGGGCACGTTCTTCCCGGCGGGCGCCAAGTCGGTGGCCGACGACGCGGCGGGCACGGTGACGGTCACCCTGGCCAAGCCCGCGCCGTTCGTCCTCAACGGACTGGCCAACCTGCCGATGGTCTGCCCCAGCGGACTGGCCGACCGCACCTCGCTCAAGACGGCGACCGCGGGCACCGGCCCGTACCAGCTCACCGAGGCCGCGCCGGGCGACCACTACACCTACACGGTCCGCGACGGCTACAAGTGGGGCCCGGACGGCGCGACGACGGCGACCAAGGGGCTGCCGAAGACGGTCGTGGTCAAGGTGGTGCAGAACGAGACGACCGCGGCGAACCTGCTGCTGTCCGGCGGTCTGAACGCCGCCCAGGTGTCCGGGCCGGACGCCGACCGGCTCGCGAAGTCCGGGCTGTACTCCACCGAGACCCCGGCGCTGGTGGGGGAGCAGTGGTACAACCACGCCGAGGGCCGGGTGACCAGCGACGTGAAGGTGCGCAAGGCGTTGACCCAGGCGCTCGACCTCGCCCAGTTGCGGAAGGTCCTCACCTCCGACCAGGGCGGCGCGGCGACCACGCTGGCCTCGAACGAGCCGGTGGCCTGCACCGGTGACTCGGTGTCCAAGGCGCTGCCCGCGTTCGACGCCAAGGCGGCGGCCGCCCTGCTCGACGAGGCGGGGTGGAAGGCGGGCGCCGACGGCAAGCGCGCCAAGGACGGCAAGCCGCTGTCGCTGGTCTTCCTGTACCAGAACAACAACGGCAGCGCGGGCGACGCGGCGGCCGAGCTGGCCGTGCAGCAGTGGAAGGCGGTCGGCGTCGACGCCACCGCGCGCAGCCAGGACGAGACCACGTTGACCAGCACCATCTTCGGCGCGGGCGACTGGGACGTCAGCTGGGTCTCGCTGAACGTCAGCAGCCCCGACCAGCTCGTGCCGTTCCTGTCCGGTCCGCCCGCCCCCGCGGGGACCAACTTCGCCGCGATCGCCAACCCGGACTACGACAAGGCCGTCACGGCGGCCATGGCGATCCCCGGTGTCGCCGGGTGCGCCGACTGGCTCGCCGCGGAGTCCGGTCTGATCGCCAACGCCGACATCGTGCCGTTCGCGAGCAAGTCGGCGCGGACGTTCGGCAAGGGCGCGGAGTTCCAGACCCCCGGCCTGCTGATCCCGACCAGCATCCGCGTGCTGGCGAAGTAG
- a CDS encoding ABC transporter permease — protein sequence MAVSATAAAPNPTTGREGPKPPAQPWVRFGVRRLGRLLVSLWVLVTASFAMIHLIPGDPVRGALGPTAPVELVEARRQALGLNDPIPTQYLHYLKGLLTGDLGTSIASQLPVSDVVAQRLPATLSLAVLAFLGSVVVAIPLGVLMGVLTRRGHGRRTELAFTTTSVFVATVPDFLIGVALIYVFGIRLGWLPVAGDETAAAYVLPVFSLAVGPAAILARIVRVEMVGVLEADFVRTARAKRLPARTVYLGHALPNAVTAALTLGGLLLGAMVAGTVLVENVFAWPGLGSTIVQSILTKDYPVVQAIVLVYGVGVLITNLVVDVALAVLDPRSKIRED from the coding sequence ATGGCGGTGAGCGCGACGGCGGCGGCCCCGAACCCGACCACTGGCAGGGAAGGGCCGAAACCCCCGGCCCAGCCGTGGGTGCGGTTCGGGGTGCGGCGCCTGGGGCGGCTGCTGGTCTCGCTCTGGGTGCTGGTGACGGCGTCCTTCGCCATGATCCACCTCATCCCCGGCGACCCGGTCCGGGGCGCGCTCGGCCCCACCGCGCCGGTGGAGCTGGTCGAGGCGCGCAGGCAGGCGCTGGGGTTGAACGACCCGATCCCGACCCAGTACCTGCACTACCTGAAGGGTCTCCTCACCGGCGACCTCGGCACGTCGATCGCGTCGCAGCTGCCGGTCTCCGACGTCGTCGCGCAGCGGCTGCCCGCCACGTTGTCGTTGGCGGTGCTCGCCTTCCTGGGCTCGGTGGTCGTGGCGATCCCGCTGGGCGTCCTCATGGGCGTGCTGACCCGGCGCGGCCACGGCAGGCGCACGGAGCTGGCGTTCACCACGACCAGCGTGTTCGTGGCGACGGTGCCGGACTTCCTGATCGGGGTCGCGCTGATCTACGTGTTCGGCATCCGCCTCGGGTGGCTGCCGGTGGCGGGCGACGAGACCGCGGCGGCGTACGTGCTGCCGGTGTTCTCGCTGGCGGTCGGGCCCGCGGCGATCCTCGCCAGGATCGTGCGCGTCGAGATGGTCGGCGTGCTGGAGGCGGACTTCGTCCGCACCGCCCGCGCCAAGCGGCTCCCGGCCAGGACCGTCTACCTGGGACACGCGCTGCCGAACGCCGTCACCGCGGCGCTGACGCTGGGCGGGCTCCTGCTGGGCGCGATGGTGGCGGGCACCGTCCTGGTCGAGAACGTGTTCGCCTGGCCCGGCCTGGGCAGCACGATCGTGCAATCCATCCTCACCAAGGACTACCCGGTCGTGCAGGCGATCGTCCTCGTGTACGGCGTCGGCGTGCTGATCACCAACCTCGTCGTGGACGTCGCGCTGGCCGTGCTCGACCCGCGCTCGAAGATCCGGGAGGACTGA
- a CDS encoding dipeptide/oligopeptide/nickel ABC transporter permease/ATP-binding protein, producing MQGRWSRVVRTPLGLTATVLVVAVFALACLGPVLWGSGADVVDTNNILAQPSGEHWAGTDNLGRDILLRVLVACRLSMVLALLAIVLAVVVGLLLGTAPFVLGRRAGRLVAAGVNIAVAFPGILLALFFAVVFGAGATGAVLAIGLSGAPAFARLTQTLVAGVAARDYIAAARMAGVGRVRILFRHVLPNISEPLVVNATIGAGNALLSFAGLSFLGLGVQSPTYDWGRLLYDGIAAIYVNAAAALTPGAAVLLAGLAFNLFGESVAKGLGVSIGVGLRTVATTRAVPAAVPETAAHDDEEVTASSSDVVLDVRDLEVTFPGPSGPVRVVRGVSFEVRRGEAVGIVGESGSGKSMTALAITRLVADHARVDASRLDLLGNDLLAPDTAVRRKLLGTSLAMVFQDPMTSFNPTRRIGAQLAEVATHHQGMTRREAMTRAVDRLGAVRIPDAGARVRQYPHEFSGGMRQRAMIGMGLMGAPALIVADEPTTALDVTVQQQVLDLLSAIREADDVALVLISHDVTVVGEVCDRVLVMYAGRVVEDLPASDLATAALHPYTRALVEAVPDMATDLTRPLTTIPGRPVSPADAPVGCAYADRCPLADARCRAEDPPLVAGHGRHRVACWHAGEPLPPVLTTGDLVEKVESL from the coding sequence ATGCAAGGACGCTGGTCGCGGGTCGTCCGCACCCCGCTGGGGCTCACGGCGACCGTGCTCGTCGTCGCGGTCTTCGCCCTGGCGTGCCTCGGCCCGGTCCTGTGGGGCAGCGGCGCCGACGTCGTCGACACGAACAACATCCTGGCGCAGCCGTCGGGCGAGCACTGGGCGGGGACGGACAACCTCGGCCGGGACATCCTGCTGCGGGTCCTGGTCGCGTGCAGGCTGTCGATGGTGCTCGCGCTGCTCGCGATCGTGCTCGCGGTCGTGGTGGGGCTGCTGCTCGGCACGGCGCCGTTCGTGCTCGGCAGGCGCGCGGGCAGGCTGGTGGCCGCCGGGGTCAACATCGCCGTCGCGTTCCCCGGAATCCTGCTGGCGCTGTTCTTCGCGGTCGTGTTCGGCGCGGGCGCGACCGGCGCGGTGCTGGCCATCGGCCTCTCCGGCGCCCCGGCGTTCGCCCGCCTCACCCAGACCCTGGTGGCCGGGGTCGCGGCGCGCGACTACATCGCGGCCGCCCGGATGGCCGGTGTCGGACGGGTCCGGATCCTGTTCCGCCACGTGCTGCCGAACATCTCCGAACCGCTGGTCGTCAACGCCACCATCGGCGCGGGCAACGCGCTGCTGTCGTTCGCGGGGCTGTCCTTCCTGGGGCTGGGCGTCCAGTCGCCCACCTACGACTGGGGCCGCCTGCTCTACGACGGCATCGCCGCCATCTACGTGAACGCGGCCGCCGCGCTGACCCCCGGCGCGGCCGTGCTGCTGGCGGGCCTGGCGTTCAACCTCTTCGGCGAGTCCGTCGCGAAAGGACTCGGCGTCTCCATCGGCGTCGGTCTGCGCACGGTGGCCACGACCCGCGCCGTTCCCGCCGCCGTCCCGGAGACCGCGGCCCACGACGACGAGGAGGTCACGGCGTCCTCGTCCGACGTGGTGCTCGACGTCCGCGACCTGGAGGTCACCTTCCCCGGCCCGTCCGGTCCGGTGCGGGTGGTCCGCGGCGTCTCCTTCGAGGTCCGCCGCGGCGAGGCGGTCGGCATCGTCGGCGAGTCGGGGTCCGGCAAGTCCATGACCGCGCTGGCGATCACCCGGCTGGTCGCCGACCACGCCCGTGTCGACGCCTCGCGGCTCGACCTGCTCGGCAACGACCTGCTGGCGCCGGACACCGCCGTCCGCCGCAAGCTGCTGGGCACCTCGCTGGCCATGGTGTTCCAGGACCCGATGACCTCGTTCAACCCCACCCGCCGGATCGGGGCCCAGCTGGCCGAGGTCGCCACCCACCACCAGGGGATGACCCGCCGCGAGGCGATGACCCGCGCGGTGGACCGGCTGGGCGCCGTCCGCATCCCCGACGCGGGCGCCCGCGTCCGGCAGTACCCCCACGAGTTCTCGGGCGGGATGCGCCAGCGGGCGATGATCGGCATGGGGCTGATGGGCGCGCCCGCGCTGATCGTCGCCGACGAGCCCACCACCGCGCTCGACGTCACCGTGCAGCAGCAGGTGCTCGACCTGCTCAGCGCGATCCGCGAGGCCGACGACGTGGCGCTGGTGCTGATCAGCCACGACGTCACCGTGGTCGGGGAGGTCTGCGACCGGGTGCTGGTGATGTACGCGGGCCGGGTCGTCGAGGACCTGCCCGCCTCCGACCTGGCCACCGCCGCCCTGCACCCCTACACCCGCGCGCTGGTCGAGGCGGTGCCCGACATGGCCACCGACCTGACCAGGCCGCTCACGACGATCCCCGGCCGCCCGGTCAGCCCGGCCGACGCGCCCGTCGGCTGCGCCTACGCCGACCGGTGCCCGCTCGCCGACGCCCGGTGCCGGGCCGAGGACCCGCCGCTGGTGGCCGGACACGGGCGCCACCGGGTCGCGTGCTGGCACGCGGGCGAGCCGCTGCCGCCCGTCCTGACGACCGGCGACCTGGTGGAGAAGGTGGAGTCCCTGTGA